CAGAACGTGTTCATAGACACCCATTTTACGGAGCGCGGTCGGTTTGGCCGCCTGGCCCACGCCGTGACCAAGCGGCCCGAGTTTGTGGGCATTGGCCTGGGCGAGGAAACGGGTGTCATCATTAAGAGCGGCAACCACGTAGAGGTGTTTGGCAACGGCGTGGTGACCATCATGGACGGCTCGCATGTGCGCTACACCAACCTCAATGAAGTAGAAGAAGGCGACCCCATTGCCATTGAGAACCTGACCATGCACCTGCTGGTAGAAGGCCATGAATACTGCCTCAAAGACCGCTTCTTTAGAAAACTCTCCCAGCAGAAAAAGAAGTCCGTGCTGAAATAATAGATTGGTAGGGCCTTTCAAGGCAATGTTCCACCTCGCTTGCCTCTAGCGAGTGTGAGCTTCCTGCGGACTCTGGCCGCCGCCGCTGGACGGTTTGGGAAAGCCGGATTGAAAAAAGATGTATCCTCATACGGCCAGAGGCCGCGCAATAACCCACACTCGCCAGAGGAGAGCGAGTACTTTCTATATTTATTTTCGATTTTAATAGGCTTCCTGCCAGGCTAGCTAAGAGAAGAGTTTATACTGTTAGTAACCAAGAGCCCCTCGTTTTTGGCCTGTTTTCTGTAAAACAGACCAAAAACGAGGGGCTTTACCCTGGTACGGTATGTAGAAAATCTTGCGTCTAAAAACTTTACTGCCTGAATTCTTTCTGCAGCTCTATGTTGATGGCCACGGCGGCTTTGGTGCCTTCGGCGGCGGCGACAATGACTAGTTGCATGTCTCGGGCAGAGTCACCGGCTACGTACAGGCCTTTCACGTTGGTCTCTTGGTGCTTGTAGGTGCGCACTACGCCTTTGCTGGTAAAGTCGCACTCTAGTTGGCTAGCCAAGTCTGAGCGCTGGTCTGAGCCGGTGGCAAAAAATAGGGCGTGCCGTTCTTCTACCTGGCCGTTCTGTAAAATAATACGCTGCATCTGGCCGTCTTCGCCCTCAATTCTCTCAATGGCCGCGGTGGCGTAGGTGATGCCGTTGCGGGCCAGCAGCTCCTTGTCCTCACGGGTGAGTTTGTTGGTGCCGTCTGTGAACAGCTTTACGTCATTGCTCCAGGTCTTGAGCGACAGGGACAGTCCTATGGCTTTTCTGGCCTTTCCGTACGCCGCCAAGGGCTTGTTCTTGGACTCATAGCCGTCACAGTACGGGCAGTGGTGAATGCTGGTGCCAAAGAAAGGCTCGGCGCCGGGTATCTGGGGCCAGCGGTCGGTGAGGCCCGTGGCCAGTAAGACTTTTCTGGAAAGGTAGGCTTGCCCGTCTTCGTCTATGGCCTGGAATAAGTCTGCCCGTTTGGTGAGATGCGTGATGCGCTTCTGCTTGAGGTCTACCTCATACTTGCTTAGGTCTTCGCGGCCCAGGCGCAGGAACTCGCTGGGCGGGGTGCCGTCACGGGTAATGAAGCCGTTCATGGCGTGTGAATATGAGTTTCTATACTCGCCGGTGTCAAAGAGGGCCACTTTTCGCATGCAGCGCCCCAGCAACATGGCTGCGCTTAAGCCGGCTGGTCCGCCCCCTACTATCAATACGTCATACATAATTATCGCCTACATTCTTGCTTGAAATGGCTAAACGCAAATCAGGCAAAAGGGGTGGACCTGCGCGGGATATTTTATCTGTTTCCGTGCCCATCTGCCAGGCCCCGTGGCGGATGGTGTCCAAGCCAGAAAGCGGCTTTATAATTAAATCAGGTGCTAAAAATTAAAAAAATGGTGCCCATGCATACTAATATTAGAATATCATATCAATTTTTCTATCTTTGGTTAACAAACTCTCACAATTCCACTTAACCAGATTTTAACAAACCAACGCATGAAAAGTAAATTTTTAGCCTTTCTGGGCAGTGCTGTGCTGACAGCGGGCGTTGCCAATGCCGGGGGATACCAAGCAAACCTCCAGGGGCAGAAGCAGATAGGAATGGGGCACGCCGGAACAGGGCTAGCATTGGACCAGAGCAGCATCTTCTTCAACCCGGGAGC
The nucleotide sequence above comes from Nibribacter ruber. Encoded proteins:
- a CDS encoding NAD(P)/FAD-dependent oxidoreductase, which translates into the protein MYDVLIVGGGPAGLSAAMLLGRCMRKVALFDTGEYRNSYSHAMNGFITRDGTPPSEFLRLGREDLSKYEVDLKQKRITHLTKRADLFQAIDEDGQAYLSRKVLLATGLTDRWPQIPGAEPFFGTSIHHCPYCDGYESKNKPLAAYGKARKAIGLSLSLKTWSNDVKLFTDGTNKLTREDKELLARNGITYATAAIERIEGEDGQMQRIILQNGQVEERHALFFATGSDQRSDLASQLECDFTSKGVVRTYKHQETNVKGLYVAGDSARDMQLVIVAAAEGTKAAVAINIELQKEFRQ